A window of the Miscanthus floridulus cultivar M001 chromosome 14, ASM1932011v1, whole genome shotgun sequence genome harbors these coding sequences:
- the LOC136503559 gene encoding extradiol ring-cleavage dioxygenase-like, translating to TFPVDTFLSHGSPTLSVDDKIAARHFFKSWVPAKVAGDQPPRAILVVSGHWETATLAVNIIRGSNDTIHDFYGFPKPMYQLKYPAPGTPDIALRTKELLEQAGFGPVEEDHSRGLDHGAWVPLMLMYPDAGIPVCQLSVQTGRDGTYHYNLGTALAPLREEGVLILGSGSATHNLRKMGPFDAPGPQWAAEFDAWLRDSFLTGRYEDVNQYEEKAPHGRVAHPSPDHLYPLHVALGAAGDGAKAEQIHQCWTNATISYASYRFTANS from the exons ACCTTCCCCGTGGACACCTTCCTATCGCACGGCTCGCCCACTCTCTCCGTCGACGACAAGATCGCGGCGCGGCACTTCTTCAAGTCGTGGGTGCCGGCGAAGGTCGCGGGCGACCAGCCCCCGCGCGCCATCCTCGTCGTGTCGGGGCACTGGGAGACGGCCACGCTGGCGGTCAACATCATCCGCGGCAGCAACGACACCATCCACGACTTCTATGGCTTTCCCAAGCCCATGTACCAG CTCAAGTACCCCGCTCCGGGCACCCCGGACATAGCCCTGCGGACCAAGGAGCTCCTGGAGCAAGCCGGGTTCGGCCCCGTGGAGGAGGACCACAGCCGCGGGCTGGACCACGGCGCCTGGGTGCCGCTGATGCTCATGTACCCGGACGCCGGCATCCCCGTGTGCCAGCTGTCGGTGCAGACCGGCCGCGACGGCACGTACCACTACAACCTCGGCACGGCGCTGGCGCCCCTGCGGGAGGAGGGCGTCCTCATCCTCGGCTCCGGCAGCGCCACGCACAACCTGCGCAAGATGGGGCCGTTCGACGCGCCCGGGCCGCAGTGGGCCGCCGAGTTCGACGCCTGGCTCAGGGACTCGTTCCTCACCGGAAG GTACGAGGACGTGAACCAGTACGAGGAGAAGGCGCCGCACGGGAGGGTGGCGCACCCGTCGCCAGACCACTTGTACCCGCTGCACGTCGCGCTCGGCGCAGCCGGGGACGGCGCGAAGGCGGAGCAGATCCACCAGTGCTGGACCAACGCCACCATCTCCTACGCGTCCTACAGGTTCACCGCCAACAGCTGA